The Daucus carota subsp. sativus chromosome 2, DH1 v3.0, whole genome shotgun sequence genome includes a window with the following:
- the LOC108209495 gene encoding protein VACUOLELESS GAMETOPHYTES-like, with protein MSSAFHHFSHRKHSLVLNENVTQNGAKCYICMGPVINSPTYTCPTHQDAACQNFYLHKTCAHLPTRINHHKHRQHRVTLVPRPDTCSCDICSRPVKIAYTCDECDFDVCVACTSDERTLHHQGHEHELILMNRKAKVECDACGLVARDSTYVCTKCEFWIHNKCAFADSIVPSPHHHHPLHLVYSIPNFRLRHDKRYCKVCNKEVYNSHWTYYCHRCTYFVHMNCATSTESAADETESEVDPEDLIEKLEERVDQISEVSESAQSTFDILADLILS; from the exons ATGAGTTCAGCCTTCCACCACTTCAGCCACCGTAAGCACTCTCTGGTCCTTAACGAGAATGTCACTCAAAATGGTGCTAAGTGTTACATTTGCATGGGACCAGTCATAAACTCTCCCACATATACTTGCCCCACTCACCAAGACGCAGCCTGTCAAAACTTCTACCTCCACAAGACTTGCGCTCATCTGCCCACCCGCATCAATCACCACAAGCACCGCCAGCACCGCGTCACCCTCGTCCCGAGACCCGATACATGTTCTTGTGACATTTGCTCACGTCCCGTGAAGATTGCCTATACATGTGACGAATGTGATTTTGATGTGTGCGTGGCTTGTACTTCTGATGAGAGGACGCTTCATCACCAAGGCCACGAGCACGAGCTTATATTGATGAATAGGAAGGCCAAGGTGGAGTGTGATGCTTGCGGCCTCGTAGCCAGAGACTCAACATATGTGTGCACAAAGTGTGAGTTCTGGATTCACAACAAGTGTGCTTTCGCGGATTCGATTGTGCCGTCTCCGCATCACCATCACCCGCTCCATCTCGTCTACTCGATTCCTAATTTCAGGCTCCGCCATGATAAACGATATTGTAAGGTCTGCAACAAGGAAGTTTACAATAGCCACTGGACGTATTACTGTCACCGCTGCACGTATTTTGTGCACATGAATTGCGCTACGTCCACGGAATCTGCTGC AGATGAGACCGAGTCTGAAGTAGATCCCGAAGATTTGATTGAGAAGCTTGAAGAACGAGTTGATCAGATATCTGAGGTGTCTGAATCGGCACAATCCACTTTCGACATCCTTGCCGATCTGATATTATCTTGA
- the LOC108208306 gene encoding ATPase GET3A codes for MASGEIPEGSVQNVLDQQSLKWVFVGGKGGVGKTTCSSIISILLSRVRSSVLIISTDPAHNLSDAFQQRFTKTPNLVNGFTNLYAMEVDPTVEHEDEVELDGMDGFISDLSNAIPGIDEAMSFGEMLKLVQTMDYSIIVFDTAPTGHTLRLLQFPTTLEKGLGQLMSLKNKFGGMLGQMTRLFGVGDEFGEDAILGRIEGMKDIIQQVNKQFRDPDLTTFVCICIPEFLSLYETERLVQELSKFEIDTHNIIINQVLFDDEVVESKLLNARMKMQQKYLDQFYMLYDDFHITKLPLLPEEVCGVDALKNFSRNFLSAYKPAVTRGTVEELEGRVSTLAQQLKDAEAELEKRKKG; via the exons ATGGCATCAGGTGAAATACCAGAAGGAAGTGTGCAAAATGTACTGGATCAACAGAGTTTGAAATGGGTATTTGTTGGTGGCAAAGGAGGTGTTGGAAAAACAACATGCAGCTCAATTATATCAATTCTTTTGTCCAGGGTTAGGTCCTCTGTTTTGATCATATCTACTGATCCTGCTCATAATCTCAGTGATGCTTTTCAACAGAGATTTACTAAGACCCCCAATCTTGTTAATGGCTTCACCAATTTATATGCCATG GAGGTAGATCCTACTGTGGAGCATGAGGATGAAGTAGAGCTGGATGGAATGGATGGTTTTATATCTGATTTATCAAATGCAATTCCTGGAATCGATGAGGCTATGAGTTTTGGCGAGATGCTGAA ATTGGTGCAAACAATGGACTACTCTATAATAGTATTTGATACAGCTCCCACTGGTCATACTCTCCGGCTGTTGCAATTTCCTACAACATTGGAAAAGGGTCTTGGGCAGTTGATGAGCTTAAAGAATAAATTTGGCGGGATGTTAGGTCAG ATGACTCGTCTGTTTGGCGTGGGTGATGAATTTGGCGAGGATGCAATTCTTGGAAGGATTGAGGGCATGAAGGATATAATTCAACAAGTGAACAAACAATTTAGGGATCCA GATTTGACAACTTTTGTCTGTATATGCATTCCGGAGTTCCTCTCTCTATATGAAACAGAAAGACTGGTGCAAGAACTCAGTAAATTTGAGATAGATACACATAATATTATCATCAATCAAGTACTTTTTGATGACGAAG TTGTTGAGTCGAAGCTGCTAAATGCTAGAATGAAGATGCAACAGAAGTACCTCGATCAATTCTACATGTTATATGATGACTTCCATATTACTAAGTTGCCATTGCTGCCAGAAGAG GTCTGTGGTGTTGATGCTCTGAAAAATTTCTCTCGCAATTTTTTATCAGCATACAAACCTGCCGTTACTAGAGGCACTGTCGAAGAGCTGGAAGGGAGAGTATCAACACTAGCACAACAGTTGAAAGACGCTGAAGCAGAACTAGAAAAACGAAAGAAAGGGTAA
- the LOC108207896 gene encoding uncharacterized protein LOC108207896 isoform X1, with product MATPEESKLEFFLEWLKVNRVELRGCKIKYCDSTKGFGIFSSDGVSENDGILLVVPLDLAITPMRVLQDPLLGPECSAMYEEGDVDDRFLMILFLMLERLRKKSTWKPYLDVLPTTFGNPLWFNEDELLELRGTTLYRATELQKKKLQSIYIDKVETLVKRLLDLDGDSESQVSFEDFLWANSIFWTRALSIPLPRSYVFPENHEPQDSTLLGNGSSLNDEELASKNSGKSLELKGVKIQAAAITSSPVQEETVWVEGLVPAIDFCNHDIKASATWEVDGTGLTTGVPLSMYLLSVVQGSQSTEKEISISYGDKGNEELLYLYGFVVDNNPDDYLMVHYPSEAIQNVPFFESKLQLLEAQKGDMRCLLPRILLRHGLFEASDKQKESNSNGTTSHVCNYSWSGQRKLPSYIGKLVFPEKFMASLRTIAMQEEDIHRVSSLLTELVGSGGERQPSDTEVQGAIWEACGDSGALQLLVDLLNMKMMDLEEASGTEDADTELLQKANNSKECFNNGANISADETTFSRNKWASIIYRRGQKQLTRLFLKEAEQALQLALNEGN from the exons ATGGCCACCCCAGAAGAATCAAAGCTGGAATTTTTCCTGGAATGGTTGAAG GTAAATCGAGTAGAGTTACGTGGCTGCAAAATTAAGTACTGCGATTCAACTAAAGGGTTTGGTATTTTTTCTTCTGATGGTGTCTCTGAGAATGATG GGATTCTGCTAGTTGTTCCTTTGGATCTAGCTATAACTCCAATGCGGGTTCTACAAGATCCTCTATTGGGACCTGAGTGTTCAGCAATGTATGAGGAAGGTGACGTGGATGACCGTTTcttgatgatcttgtttctaATGCTGGAACGTTTGAGAAAGAAGTCTACATGGAAGCC GTATCTTGATGTGCTTCCAACAACCTTCGGTAATCCTCTTTGGTTTAATGAAGATGAGCTTTTAGAGCTTAGAGGGACCACGTTATATCGTGCAACTGAATTGCAG AAGAAAAAGTTGCAATCCATCTACATTGATAAAGTGGAAACATTAGTGAAGAGATTATTGGACCTTGATGGAGATTCTGAAAG CCAAGTCAGTTTTGAGGATTTCCTGTG GGCAAATTCCATTTTCTGGACTCGTGCTTTGAGTATTCCTCTTCCACGATCGTATGTGTTTCCAGAAAATCATGAACCTCAAGATAGCACTCTTTTGGGCAATGGGTCATCCTTGAATGATGAGGAGCTGGCTAGCAAAAACAGTGGCAAGA GCCTCGAGCTTAAAGGTGTCAAAATCCAGGCTGCTGCAATCACTTCCTCTCCAGTACAAGAAGAGACTGTTTGGGTTGAGGGCCTTGTCCCTGCTATAGATTTTTGCAATCACG ATATAAAGGCTTCTGCCACATGGGAAGTTGATGGAACAGGATTGACTACTGGAGTTCCTTTGTCTATGTACCTTCTTTCTG TGGTCCAAGGTTCCCAGTCTACTGAAAAAGAGATATCAATTAGTTATGGCGACAAAGGAAATGag GAGTTGCTATACCTGTATGGATTTGTTGTCGATAATAATCCAGATGATTATCTCATG GTCCACTATCCTTCAGAGGCTATTCAGAATGTTCCCTTTTTTGAATCTAAATTGCAGCTTCTAGAAGCACAG AAAGGTGACATGAGATGTCTTTTACCTAGAATTTTACTGCGTCATGGTCTTTTTGAAGCATCCGataaacaaaaagaaagcaatTCAAATGGTACCACTAGTCATGTTTGCAACTATAGTTGGTCTGGTCAGCGCAAGCTGCCATCTTACATTGGCAAACTTGTTTTTCCCGAGAAATTCATGGCTTCGTTGAGGACTATAGCTATGCAAGAAGAGGACATACATCGTGTTTCATCATTACTCACGGAG CTAGTTGGTTCCGGGGGGGAGAGGCAACCATCTGATACCGAAGTTCAAGGTGCTATATGGGAAGCTTGTGGTGATTCTGGAGCTTTGCAACTTCTCGTCGATCTTCTTAATATGAA AATGATGGATCTTGAAGAGGCTTCTGGGACAGAGGACGCTGACACTGAATTGCTTCAGAAGGCCAATAACTCAAAAGAATGCTTCAA CAATGGTGCCAATATCTCAGCTGATGAAACGACATTTAGTAGGAACAAATGGGCAAGTATTATATATCGACGTGGGCAAAAGCAGCTCACCAGACTTTTCCTCAAAGAAGCAGAACAAGCCTTGCAATTAGCATTGAATGAGGGTAACTAA
- the LOC108207896 gene encoding uncharacterized protein LOC108207896 isoform X2, with amino-acid sequence MRVLQDPLLGPECSAMYEEGDVDDRFLMILFLMLERLRKKSTWKPYLDVLPTTFGNPLWFNEDELLELRGTTLYRATELQKKKLQSIYIDKVETLVKRLLDLDGDSESQVSFEDFLWANSIFWTRALSIPLPRSYVFPENHEPQDSTLLGNGSSLNDEELASKNSGKSLELKGVKIQAAAITSSPVQEETVWVEGLVPAIDFCNHDIKASATWEVDGTGLTTGVPLSMYLLSVVQGSQSTEKEISISYGDKGNEELLYLYGFVVDNNPDDYLMVHYPSEAIQNVPFFESKLQLLEAQKGDMRCLLPRILLRHGLFEASDKQKESNSNGTTSHVCNYSWSGQRKLPSYIGKLVFPEKFMASLRTIAMQEEDIHRVSSLLTELVGSGGERQPSDTEVQGAIWEACGDSGALQLLVDLLNMKMMDLEEASGTEDADTELLQKANNSKECFNNGANISADETTFSRNKWASIIYRRGQKQLTRLFLKEAEQALQLALNEGN; translated from the exons ATGCGGGTTCTACAAGATCCTCTATTGGGACCTGAGTGTTCAGCAATGTATGAGGAAGGTGACGTGGATGACCGTTTcttgatgatcttgtttctaATGCTGGAACGTTTGAGAAAGAAGTCTACATGGAAGCC GTATCTTGATGTGCTTCCAACAACCTTCGGTAATCCTCTTTGGTTTAATGAAGATGAGCTTTTAGAGCTTAGAGGGACCACGTTATATCGTGCAACTGAATTGCAG AAGAAAAAGTTGCAATCCATCTACATTGATAAAGTGGAAACATTAGTGAAGAGATTATTGGACCTTGATGGAGATTCTGAAAG CCAAGTCAGTTTTGAGGATTTCCTGTG GGCAAATTCCATTTTCTGGACTCGTGCTTTGAGTATTCCTCTTCCACGATCGTATGTGTTTCCAGAAAATCATGAACCTCAAGATAGCACTCTTTTGGGCAATGGGTCATCCTTGAATGATGAGGAGCTGGCTAGCAAAAACAGTGGCAAGA GCCTCGAGCTTAAAGGTGTCAAAATCCAGGCTGCTGCAATCACTTCCTCTCCAGTACAAGAAGAGACTGTTTGGGTTGAGGGCCTTGTCCCTGCTATAGATTTTTGCAATCACG ATATAAAGGCTTCTGCCACATGGGAAGTTGATGGAACAGGATTGACTACTGGAGTTCCTTTGTCTATGTACCTTCTTTCTG TGGTCCAAGGTTCCCAGTCTACTGAAAAAGAGATATCAATTAGTTATGGCGACAAAGGAAATGag GAGTTGCTATACCTGTATGGATTTGTTGTCGATAATAATCCAGATGATTATCTCATG GTCCACTATCCTTCAGAGGCTATTCAGAATGTTCCCTTTTTTGAATCTAAATTGCAGCTTCTAGAAGCACAG AAAGGTGACATGAGATGTCTTTTACCTAGAATTTTACTGCGTCATGGTCTTTTTGAAGCATCCGataaacaaaaagaaagcaatTCAAATGGTACCACTAGTCATGTTTGCAACTATAGTTGGTCTGGTCAGCGCAAGCTGCCATCTTACATTGGCAAACTTGTTTTTCCCGAGAAATTCATGGCTTCGTTGAGGACTATAGCTATGCAAGAAGAGGACATACATCGTGTTTCATCATTACTCACGGAG CTAGTTGGTTCCGGGGGGGAGAGGCAACCATCTGATACCGAAGTTCAAGGTGCTATATGGGAAGCTTGTGGTGATTCTGGAGCTTTGCAACTTCTCGTCGATCTTCTTAATATGAA AATGATGGATCTTGAAGAGGCTTCTGGGACAGAGGACGCTGACACTGAATTGCTTCAGAAGGCCAATAACTCAAAAGAATGCTTCAA CAATGGTGCCAATATCTCAGCTGATGAAACGACATTTAGTAGGAACAAATGGGCAAGTATTATATATCGACGTGGGCAAAAGCAGCTCACCAGACTTTTCCTCAAAGAAGCAGAACAAGCCTTGCAATTAGCATTGAATGAGGGTAACTAA
- the LOC108206896 gene encoding UDP-galactose/UDP-glucose transporter 2, with product MKNAEQGRSLFGLSLSERPRWQQFLICSSGFFFGYLVNGVCEEYVYNRLQFSYGWYFTFVQGWVYLALIYLQGFTSKQMVNPWKTYVKLSAVLMGSHGLTKGSLAFLNYPAQLMFKSTKVLPVMIMGAFIPGLRRKYPFHEYISALLLVAGLILFTLADAQSSPNFSIIGVIMVSGALVMDAFLGNFQEAIFTMNPETTQMEMLFCSTVVGLPFLIPPMLLTGELFKAWTSCSQHPYVYGVLVFEAMATFIGQVSVLSLIAIFGAATTAMITTARKAVTLLLSYMIFTKPLTEQHGTGLILISMGIILKMLPLHDNAPTKQSTRLPAAARIEKSSYIDERRTVVETEEEEQRPLV from the exons ATGAAGAATGCAGAGCAGGGCAGGTCACTCTTTGGTCTATCTCTTTCAGAAAGACCCAGATGGCAACAATTTCTCATTTGTTCTTCTGGGTTTTTCTTTGGCTATCTTGTTAATGGTGTTTGTGAG GAATATGTGTATAATCGACTTCAATTCAG TTATGGATGGTATTTCACATTTGTACAAGGGTGGGTTTATCTTGCTCTTATATACTTGCAAGGGTTTACAAGTAAGCAAATGGTGAATCCGTGGAAGACTTATGTAAAGCTGTCTGCTGTGCTTATGGGTTCTCATGGTCTTACTAAAGGCTCACTGGCTTTTCTTAACTACCCTGCGCAACTCATGTTTAAATCCACCAAG GTTCTTCCGGTGATGATAATGGGGGCCTTTATACCAGGGTTGAGGCGGAAATACCCATTTCATGAATACATATCAGCATTACTTCTAGTAGCAGGACTGATTCTTTTCACTTTAGCCGATGCACAGTCTTCCCCCAATTTCAGCATCATTGGTGTTATAATGGTGTCTGGCGCATTAGTTATGGATGCTTTTCTAGGAAATTTTCAAGAAGCTATCTTTACCATGAATCCTGAAACCACACAG ATGGAAATGCTTTTCTGCTCAACTGTAGTAGGTTTGCCTTTCCTCATCCCCCCTATGCTTTTAACCGGAGAATTGTTCAAGGCATGGACTTCCTGTTCTCAG CATCCTTATGTGTACGGCGTGTTGGTATTTGAGGCCATGGCTACCTTTATTGGCCAAGTGTCTGTTCTTTCCCTCATTGCCATTTTTGGTGCTGCCACTACTGCTATG ATAACTACAGCTAGAAAGGCGGTAACGTTACTGTTATCATATATGATTTTTACAAAGCCCTTGACCGAACAACACGGAACTGGATTGATACTGATATCCATGGGGATCATACTGAAGATGCTGCCATTGCATGATAATGCTCCAACCAAGCAGTCTACAAGATTACCTGCAGCTGCTAGGATTGAGAAGTCTTCTTACATTGATGAAAGGAGAACTGTAGTTGAAACTGAAGAGGAAGAACAAAGACCATTAGTCTAA
- the LOC108208046 gene encoding uncharacterized protein LOC108208046, which translates to MTSQLVPIGQKPRMLKDFLADNSHSKRVSFFQDNLNMTFSNSGFSKFLIKYLPFTTNIKPPSILPRSITKRLSKSRSVSRNVNMKELTAKVKVKDILRWRSFRDLAEVESQPLNFSSSPHHCTTVTTTTGSTSMTSNSGRSSWCDSDFTAEDLPSWCSNSVTPKGKWLCDEEKEQNSPVSVLDCFSEEDEESFSYFHQTPRRKQAGTTELFVNKTHKHEEPENRAEEKAMQLLNQVKTNISGYLEVEEEFLLLDFFSEQLTENKKGDYELTKVANEWIKGEDEGCLEWKLVGKKEFSIRDMERGVKWNKFDEDEQELGLEIEKQLLNCLVDEVLFDFLDL; encoded by the exons ATGACTTCTCAGCTTGTACCAATTGGCCAGAAACCGCGAATGCTCAAAGATTTCCTTGCAGACAATTCTCATTCGAAACGAGTGTccttttttcaagataatctAAACATGACATTTTCTAACAGCGGATTTTCCAAATTTCTCATCAAATACCTCCCGTTTACCACCAATATTAAGCCTCCGTCAATTTTACCAAGGAGCATTACCAAGAGACTTTCTAAATCGAGGAGCGTCAGTCGAAATGTCAACATGAAAGAGTTGACTGCTAAGGTCAAGGTGAAGGACATCCTACGGTGGAGATCATTCCGAGACTTGGCTGAGGTGGAATCTCAACCGTTGAATTTTTCATCATCGCCTCATCATTGCACGACCGTTACTACCACGACAGGATCTACCAGTATGACGAGCAATAGTGGCAGATCTAGTTGGTGTGATAGTGATTTTACTGCCGAAGATTTACCGTCATGGTGCAGTAATTCTGTGACCCCTAAG GGAAAATGGTTATGCGACGAGGAAAAAGAACAAAATAGTCCGGTTTCGGTTCTGGACTGTTTCTCCGAAGAAGACGAGGAATCGTTCTCATATTTTCACCAAACTCCTAGGAGAAAGCAAGCCGGAACAACAGAGTTGTTCGTGAACAAAACTCATAAACACGAAGAACCGGAAAATAGGGCGGAAGAGAAGGCAATGCAGCTTCTAAATCAGGTCAAAACAAATATATCTGGATATCTAGAAGTCGAGGAAGAATTTCTTCTCTTGGATTTCTTTTCAGAACAATTGACCGAAAACAAAAAGGGTGATTATGAACTAACGAAAGTAGCAAATGAGTGGATTAAAGGAGAAGATGAAGGATGTCTAGAGTGGAAATTGGTAGGCAAGAAAGAGTTTAGTATTAGAGATATGGAGAGAGGAGTTAAATGGAACAAGTTTGATGAAGATGAGCAAGAATTGGGATTGGAAATTGAGAAACAATTGTTGAATTGCTTAGTAGATGAGGTATTATTTGATTTTCTTGATCTTTAA
- the LOC108207897 gene encoding two-component response regulator ARR10 yields MEKLYENDGFAVAGSENGETSNRVNTSFGDEINQTTENRKRKEPEGSSSGEQPDDGEDDSHVQKKTRVIWTSEMHRKFVEAIAQLGEDRAFPKKILEEMNEPGLTKENIASHLQKYRISLKKSQEERDGYFQGLNAATGDSKTPYFYNSSVGNFQQQHYMGTSQIGSRNYLPVSTSNHSSLYRINYAGIGTSGVRLAPPSYSPLNVSTWAINDGNMHKQYSLWTEVNGNIKDDHAGEEGDKMLGILNKRPCINTSDIHATSSSPGNSAFPGLRMANDGKSLVFGDSNGTEVVSTKRNDFNVGNGAQDFALPPFPDSEDQFEEPSLPPLPEFYVEYSLPQLETTNTSLPPITSQWNPNTDMASYSFVSHEDFLSPLPSSEMPLNLCGDVTTTNFVPQNSLLPPLASESQCNVNPDASSSTKFFFHVHPPKFHGVV; encoded by the exons ATGGAGAAGCTGTACGAAAACGATGGATTTGCAGTGGCAGGGAGTGAAAATGGTGAGACGAGTAATAGAGTAAATACATCTTTCGGAGATGAAATAAACCAAACAACTGAGAATAGAAAAAGGAAAGAGCCTGAAGGGAGTTCCAGTGGTGAACAACCAGACGATGGTGAAGATGATTCTCATGTCCAAAAGAAAACAAGAGTTATCTGGACAAGTGAAATGCATCGAAAATTCGTGGAGGCCATTGCACAATTAGGGGAGGATA GAGCTTTTCCGAAGAAGATATTAGAAGAGATGAATGAACCCGGActtacaaaagaaaatattgCTAGCCATTTGCAg AAATATCGTATAAGCTTGAAAAAGTCCCAGGAGGAAAGGGACGGGTACTTTCAGGGTTTAAATGCAGCAACCGGGGATAGTAAGACTCCATATTTCTATAACTCTTCTGTGGGAAATTTCCAGCAGCAGCATTATATGGGCACATCTCAAATTGGATCCAGAAACTATCTCCCCGTGTCTACATCAAATCATTCATCACTTTACAGAATAAATTACGCGGGCATTGGTACTTCTGGAGTCCGTCTAGCACCGCCATCTTACTCCCCTTTGAATGTTTCAACTTGGGCTATCAACGATGGAAATATGCACAAGCAATATAGTCTATGGACCGAGGTGAATGGAAACATTAAAGATGATCATGCTGGTGAGGAGGGAGACAAAATGCTGGGCATTTTGAATAAGAGGCCATGCATCAACACTTCTGACATTCATGCAACAAGTTCAAGCCCCGGAAATAGTGCGTTTCCTGGACTTCGAATGGCTAATGATGGAAAGTCTCTTGTGTTTGGTGATTCGAATGGAACTGAAGTCGTCTCGACAAAGAGAAACGATTTCAATGTTGGAAACGGTGCTCAAGATTTTGCTTTGCCACCATTTCCTGATTCTGAAGATCAATTCGAAGAACCTTCCTTGCCTCCTTTACCAGAATTTTACGTCGAGTATTCATTGCCACAGTTAGAAACAACAAACACTTCTCTACCTCCGATAACCTCACAATGGAACCCGAATACAGACATGGCCTCCTATTCTTTCGTCAGCCATGAAGATTTTCTATCACCACTACCATCATCTGAAATGCCATTGAACTTGTGTGGGGACGTCACCACTACCAATTTCGTTCCCCAGAATAGTTTATTACCCCCGTTAGCATCAGAGTCACAGTGCAATGTGAATCCAGATGCAT